In Mixophyes fleayi isolate aMixFle1 chromosome 3, aMixFle1.hap1, whole genome shotgun sequence, the genomic stretch TTGCTTTGTACTAATAGCACAATAGTAGCTTTGTGCTTTTGTAAGAGTCTTCAGTAACATGCAATTTTTCATCCTTTGtgttttgcaatttttaattCTCTTGAATTGTATTTCTTAATACTTTTCAAATGATATCTTTGAAGTCCTCTTGGTTTGAATCCTCTAAccacagttttgttttttgcatttgtCTGCTCTTGCAATGAACATTACATGTACATTAACACAGCAGGCTTTTCTCTCTAGTGATTTATGGAAGAAAAGGATAACCTTCACAAATCAGATTACCTTATCTAATAACCTGAAAACTTGTTTAACATGAGAAacgtttaattatttatttaagtattgcTTTACTATCTAGGTCTGACTGTGCATTACCGTTTTCAGTTTGTGAAGTACATTGTCATCTGCCAATAAGCAAGTCTCTTTCTATGCACACATTGGGATTTATTTAAAACCATGTAACAAGACTTTATTAGTCTGACTACACAATATACTGGGAACAGTTCAAACTCAAGCCATGCTGTTTTGTCTATTTGATATCAGTGCTAGAAACAACAGCTGGTTGTTCAGCATGGTAATAAGCACTTCCAGGTTTAATCTACACATTTCTGCTACTAGGGGGATGGTGGACTAAAAAAGTGGTCTTATCCTTTTTAAtacaaaatctattttaaaactaaggggtaaatgtatcaagatccgATTTTattcagcgttttaaaattgtggcaaatccaaaagttatcaaatgtattaagctgcgatttttaccctgatctttaAAATCGCGATTTGCTGTGATGtgaaacactcccgtgtttagctaactctcctgcgttgtccttatctagctgcgagattagtaaacacatcactgttacattgccCCTGTCAATAGAGCTGGaggctgtcaaatgtttaaaaatagataaaggttgaaaaaaaaaaaaaaaataggttgtaattatacaagcatcagcatgcccacactgtttatggcaccctggctggctggcttgtagttccacaaaataaaatggcgtcagtttttttttttttacatattatcgccactattaccctacacccactgcccaggtgTGTAGGAAGAGcactgggctgggctgggggggctgctcattttttcggcagacccctctccctaggaaatccagcccagcgctgaacagcccggggttggttgtcattatggcaaggaGATCCcagctgcgtgtccccctgctatagtgccacccactcaAGGCTGGTTTGCTAAGTGCtgtttaagtgaaaatcggggggaccccacgcaatatttttccctgatttttcacgcaaccagcagtatgctggcagcactagggttaatagtgctcgggcaGGGGGgccccacgctttttttaaaaaaaaaacttttatctatctttaacacttttgacagctggcgggacctccggctctataggcagggcagtgtaatagtgatgtgtttactaatcacgctgctaggatgcatgttgtatgtagcgatttttaaattgcagcttcatacatttgagacttgtatagccagagtggcaaacagtcgggcgATTTTACaagaaatctcagcttcatacatctgcgagtttcaactctcccgagaaaatcgctggatttgcaagatctcaccttgatacatttacccctaaaactGTAAATTGCACATGTGattgattttattaatattttaattggtGAGTGCTTCATGTTCACTTATTATTTCAGTATATCCTGCTTTTTCTTTTGCAGGCAACCCGTCATGCAGAAATGGTAGCTATAGATCAGGTATTGGATTGGTGCAGGGAGAATGGCAAGAACTCGCTGCAAGTCTTTGGAAATACAATTTTGTATGTGACAGTAGAACCATGCATTATGTGTGCTGGTGCTCTGCGTCTACTCCGTATCCTTTTCACATTAGAAGATCAATTTATGGAAACAGTAAGTGCTAAGTGCTATTACACCTTAAATTATATGGCATTTGTAATCTCCTTAAATTCCTAATCTGTCTAGTGGTAATGTCGTAATTAACAGATGAAActtaatgtttagagcacagaTGGGAAAATCACAATTACAATAATATTATACTTGCATTCTCCACAGGAAATCTTTCATTCTACTTCATTGTTTTAGTAAGGTAACTGTTTAATTAAACAGTTCACTACATTAATCTGTGTGAGTATCAgacattataataaacatttgatCTTTCACTGTTGCTGTGATCATATACTGATGTAGTAAAGGGAAAAGTGTTCCCATTCAGAATTTAGTAGAATATTCGGGATCTTCCTATCTGTATCAGCAAACCCCAGAAAACATTAAGATTCATTGTATGTTTCTGCACATGCATCGCAATGGAATAATATGAATTTGTGAATTTCTAATTGTCCTACTGGAGGTCATTTAAGATGCACAAAGCAAGACTATTTCATTTTGCTCTGGTGTGTCTTAATGGTCCATCTGGCCCACATCAAAGAGCACTTCTTCACCCTGCTTTTTGGAGCCACCTCTACAAACTAAAGGCGTACATAGAGGCGAAATCTTTAGGGGTACAAATGTGTAAACTTCCAATCAATCTCTTACCCTGTAAGTACCACCTTTTCAATTAACTATACACTTAACttttttctcctaaattaatgCTCAGTTTAGCTTCTTATATGACTTGCATTAATCAGGAGAGTGCATGGACTCTCCTTAAAACGTGTGaccattttgtgtgtgtttgaaatattttattgccTTGCTCAGAGTGCAcctcatattttaattaaattaaaactatAAGATGAGATCAGATGTCCTTTAGCTTAGAATTGCTGCAAAATTCCTTTTGATGAGTGAAAATGGCAGTGCACCACTATATGCAGCAAGGAAAATGTTCCCTCTTTACCCCGTTGCTTATTTTAAAGATCTCACTTGTAAACTGATATCTTGTGTTGGCACTTATCCATAAAAGCAGGCGCACCAGTGTTTCTACTCTATAATATACATCTTCAGTCCATCATCAGAAATAAGGCACTTTTGCACAAAATGttgcatcatttttattttattttctttttatcccATATTTCCTCGATAGAATCTTTACTGTGGTTGTTGTTGTTTAGCAATTCCCTGACACACAAAGAATTGGTGCTTAGAAAAGCAGTTTTATGTTGGACAAATTTTAGGCACGGACTAATCTCAAGCCACACAAAATGTATTCTAACATGCCTACACAATTGACTACAATATGACCCACTAAACAATTGTATTTGTGCTTCATTCATTTTGTAACTTTCTTAACATAAGATTCTGTAGAGATCATGACTGGCTGAGCCCATAGAGTGTGATATGTTTTTCATTAAACTCATGGCTAAGGTGAAACTGTAGTTGTGATTGTCACTTTGATCTTAGGACTTCTGACTCtgttatatataaacaataatctaCTACGTTTTataactgtgtgtatatatactgtaagaCATATTTGTTAACCTGAAGGACCTTTCACACATATATCTTGGAAAATGTGTTACAAAGCATGAAAACACCTTTAGACACGTGTTAGTGATGCATTTTTAGCACCGTTTTCATGTGTATACAATCTACCTACTGTCAGGCCACAGatgttgaaaacaaaaaaataatgtaaacggGGCAGAAGCCCTCTCTCTTTATTGTCAACCAGCCACAGCATGTGACAGCCTGGACTGATTTCCCTATAACATGGGGGTTTTCCTGCTATGGTGAAAATCAGCTCATGTTGCTTAGCTGGTTTCGGGAGGCTGCAAAAAAGGTGAACCCTGCTTTGAAAAGCACTTGGGCTCTTCCCGACTCCATGAGCTGTGAGGGTTAGGATAATTTACAAGATTGGGGCTGCcaattcattaataaaaaattacattttgtttgtttttttgaataTTGTCATCAGCATCTGTTGATCAGTGTAAACTGTGGTTCTCACTGCAACCTTTATACACTTAAAATAGTTAAACCGAAAATCATGCAATTACCCATGTTATTGCATGTTAAAACTTTTGCACAAATACACCCATTTTTAAAGGAGAGCACATGGATTTGCAGGATAAGGTAGCATCATGTGCAGGATTTTAGAGTTTACACAATGTGTATTTTCCAGACCATAGATAGATTGTCAGTTGGTATTTCCAAAGAATTGGAGTGGGCatgcaccttgaaatgcactGGGCAGAAAATTGAAGCACTTGCACACTTTAGAAAGTGGATGGCACTATTGCCAGTTTATACATGAGCTTTATAATGTGAGCTTTCAGCTTTAGATTTCATGTTTTCATGATTTATAGAGCCACTAACTGTTggaatgttttatgttttaagttTTATGAAGCGTTACATAGACTGTGAAAGTTTTGTGACGTAAAGTTTTTGGCCACCCAACATTGTTGGAGGCTTCAAAAAAAGATGCTGCAGCTCATAGCAGCAACCTAAATTTGATATGGCTACAGCACCATTTCACATGGTTATTTGTGCACCATGTTTCATAATTTACCCCATGGATTGGGGGATGGAGAGTTTTCTTGAGTGTTGGATGCAAGTGTTTTGATCCCATGGGGGCACTGACCAATAATATACCACCAGCAGAGGCCATGGCACACCTCCCTTTCAAATTTCTGTCACAAACTCAATAAGCATTTGCTAGGTATCAATTTTGGCCGCAAGATACATCTATATCTCCTTGACAAAAGCTTATAAATCCCATTGGTAGTATATGGCTGCTGCAACGAGCGGTTTGGTGGATGTGGATCAGTTTTGAATGTAGCTGGAAATATTATTCCAAATACAGGAGGACAGTTCAAGGTATGAGAACCACAGCATggtttattattatcatcacatTGTGTAACCGCTATTGTTACTAGCATTTATATACTTTAGTGTCtgttaaaaatgtaagaaaattaaGACTGTGTAACATATGCtcaatgtttaatcattcagattgtgtaaaataacttatttatagAACCTTTTTACTGTCTAAACGTTTGTCATAATGCAGGCTAGTATATGATGTAGGCTAGTAGGAGAAGCTTGTTAAAATTGAGTTGATCACCTATACAAAGTCTTCCAGTAAATTGTTACCATATGTTGCtgctgtaatatttatatatgttaaacactatctacaaacattaataatgctAACATGCAGAATATTTagaataaacaccatgacaaaaTCCTAAAATCACAAAAAGCTTATATTTTCTCAAAATACACAGTATatactcctcctcctcatcctcctgtctctcggccatttcatcttggatgtcccaacgcttccttaagctcaatatttccaagaccgagcttatagtcttcgcccctgccaggactctcccacctccccccctctctatttctgttaataacactaccctcgtttctgtaccccaagtccgatgccttggggtcatccttgattcctccctctcatttaagcctcacattctgtccctctcaaaatcctgttacttccaccttcggaatatatctaagatacgtccctttctcaccacggaagccacgaaaacccttgttcacttgcttattatctctcgccttgactactgtaaccttcttctctgacctacctgattctcgccttgatcctcttaagtatATCCTCAATGCTtctgcctgcctcatttttctctcccgacgCTCTAtttctgcagtctccctccaacagtcactacattggctccccataccctacagaattaaatttaaactcctcactctcacctttaaagctcttagtcaatcttcccctccctacatctccaatctcatctctaccaacactcctacccgccctttctgctctgcctctgaccgccgcctcactacttcactgatcacctcctctcactctcgtcttcaggactttgcccgggctgctcccctgctgtggaacgatcttccacgttccatcaggttagaatctactctcaaaggcttcaagcgtgcccttaagactcatttctttattcaagtctatcagtcttcCTAACTTTCTTGTGCTGGCTccctcccctagttagtaccaccctttgtgtctcccccttccctttaggttgttagctctcatgagcagggccctctttccttgtgtgctccttctactgttccttcaccctctgtacctcttggcctgctccGCTAGccatgttttccctgttttattaagcttcggccttcttcttgctgatttctaccattcctttcactatctgtcagatataatctgatttgctttaccctgtcacctgtgtttgtatatatttgtgtatcatgttgtgtcttggttctgttttccgtatatgtaatgtacggagctgcggaccctttgtggcgccttataagtcaaagataataataataatagaccatTGGTGCTCTATAAAGCAAGAGGGTCTGTTGCCTACCTGCTTTCCTCACTCCTGCTAGTAGCATGTATGTGGAAAACACACCACTTGTATGACAGACTAACATGGGGCAGATGTGGTCTCTCTTCCATAGTGtgaattctgttttgtttttttaaaaactcagTTTTGTGCGTAATAAGCGGAATATATTATGCAAAAAGAAAAGACCTTTTCAGAATAGTGttaaagcagcagagaggggATGTTGTTATGCTGAGTCCAAGGGCCCCAAGTTCTATGGTATAAAGCCCTCCGCACACTTGTAATCAATTCCATTTCATATATCtaacatatattattttcctaagTGCAGACATGCTTGGTGGGGTTGGACTCATCCAGGATCAGGCAAGCTTGTTAGACACATTTTAAGTGCTGCCACCTGTTACAAATACACAATCCTTTTTAAGTATATGGtgcctgataaaaaaaatattatctatgCTGCAAAGTTATGCTAGAATGACTGTACTAAGTATAGAATAAATTAAGCATACACAGCCAGAGAGGACTAAGATGGCCAGCACTGCAATAAATTAAGCATAGCTTCTCTTTGACCTCATTTTTTCCAACAAACATTTGATAATAAAGGGTGTAAATTGTTAATCATTATTGGGATCAGGATCATATTCCATCTGTAAAGAATAGCATTCTGCCAAAGGTCTTTGGAAAGCAATATTTTTAAGCCAGATTACTACTGTagcatgtgtttatttattttttctgaataTAAAATTATCCGCTAGAATTTTGTGACATTATATTTTTTCATAGCTCTAagctcctgtgtgtgtgtgtgtgtgtgtgtgtgtgtgtgtgtgtgtgtgtgtgtgtgtgtgtgtgtgtgtatgtgtatatatatatatatatatatatataagtttgtttttcatgtaacataaCACATTGCTGTGTTAACAGTGCATAGCTGGATACAAAGCCGAGAAAGCTGTGGAAATGCTTAAAACATTCTATAAGCAAGAAAACCCTAATGGTAGGTTGATTTTCTATTTCTTTATGCTTTCTATTAAGCTCTGAATGGGGTGATTCACAATtaattttttcttatattttttagcTCCAAGGTCAAAAGTTCGCAAAAAGGAGTAAACCTCGAAAAATCTTTCAACTGGTCGGTATGAAGTGAAAGGACCACAAACTTTACAACAGACAACATATATGTGAAGCTACCATACATTGGACGTATATAATTTTATCTTCCTTAATGTAAGCTATTGTTCTTGGGCATCTGCTGATTCAGACTCACCAAATTTCTCTGCATGTTCAATAAGCATAATGAATTTTAATGATTGGAATCATGCGTAAAAAGGTTTGTCCTATGATGAAATCCTTATTTGAAGTATCTTCTATTCTGATCAATTcgcaaaacatttatatttacaaatatttatttgtagattttttttatataaagcaaattatatttgcatataaACAACAGAATGACCCAGCGATACTAGTAATACACAACAGACCAGAAGAGGTCACCACCGCTACATAAATGTAATGCATGAAAAACTTCATTCTGGAAGCGTAAAACTGAAACCAAGAAGTAAAATATATCATCTACTATGAATAATTTCATCAAGTGCATCAATGTAGTACTTATTTGTAGCAGACCTGCAGTTGTATATTTTaaccaaaaacataattttttttcccccaaaaataaACTAGTAATGgtgttttgtgtatatatttaactgtttttttttttttacattttcaccattttatatttttgtttttatattttcatattttcaagTTGTAGTTTATCATatagaataaaacatttaaagcTTGGCCAAttcacatgtatttatttattaagtagtCTTTATTTTTAGAAATGTGTTGACACTAAAACTTAAATGGAACTAGTGTAAAAAATGTTCTGAAATtgatataatatatgtaaaataatgctGTTATGGCCCTACAAATGTAAGAAGGTCTTTACTTATCTTACCAGGGCACCATTCActtttcctaaaaatgtggacagtcctttttttctttttttttttccctagtaCTTACCAAAAGTCCTCCCTCTGACCTTCCAGTTGGCTGCACTACACATCCACAATACATATGGGGGGAGGAGGTTAGGCAATAttagataattttatttttctgtatgggTAAAGCAGGTGTGGGTCGTATTAATGTTTAATTAAACATACTTAGCAACACGTAGCGTAAATTGCTTAAAATTATGCAATAACttttgtagaaaataatttgataacaTATTATCAGCATGGTTTCATAAAGAAGTGGTCATGCCTAACAAATATGATTAGTTTTGATTAGGTAAGTTTCAAACTGGAGCTTGGTATTGCAATTCATGATATAACAGTTTGGGTGATATTATGAGAGTAATATGTCTAGGGGAGAGAGTGTACCTAGGAATGGTGAAGCATAGAAACAAAGGATGGTTCTCAATGGAACTTATTCTAGCTGGGACCTGTCCTTTCTAAATATTTCTATTATTGACCTTGTTGATAACCCAGAAAGTGAGATGTCATAGCGGCACCATTTCCTCATTCTTCTCACTGCGGTCAGCTGATCTCATCAGGCCATCTGATTCAAATCAGGTATTCCTATTGAAACAAGGACCATTGTAAAACCTTCCCTTATATTTATTTAGACAACAGCTCTGTTAAATTGTAAATAACATGATATGCAGAGCTAATATAGCCAAAAATCCTCCCTAAAATAGCTAATTGCTTCCAAAAAAATAGAGAATATAAGTTTTATCAAAGTTTGCAAAAATGCAGTATAAAATCCAGATTGGCATATAATCACAACATGAGTTAATTACTAAGCCAATAGAGCTAACCATTAGCTTCATATATACTAAACCCACTAGAGATACATAGGAACCTCTGGCCATTTGAATAAGATACCACTTTTCCACAAACCCCACATTCCAGGCTCGGTACCCGACCATGGCCCCTACTGTTTCAAGGACAATCGTATCAACAAACACAAGCCCCAATTTTCTTCTTCCTCCTTATCCATAAATGAACAATAATGGAAAATTACATtaatgtaaattattggttctctatcaattacaaataaaaatagtgtATAGCATTAGTAATTAATCAGCATGAAAAGTACATAGGTGATATTTTTCTACGTCCTCTAAATGAGCATTTAGTGAGCTGGTCATCCTGCCAACATACAGAAGTTGACATGGACATTGTAAAATGTAGATTAAATATAATGATGCACGGTTACTTCATGAATCTAAAATGTATCCCCTGTAAGAGTAAATTTCAAATTTTTACCATTAGTAACAAAATTGCAGGTCACACAAATGGATCTATTGCACATAAATCATCCTAATGGTTTTGGTGGAATCCTTGTATTACTTTTTAGTGATGCATTGCTGTACCTTCAACAGAGTTGGGGGTAAGTAATTCTTaggattctgatttatttttgaaatgataaaataaaacccACCATCCATtttacttggctttttttttcaaataagtaAAAATCTATTGCACATAACAGTCTTTTGAAATTTAGTAACTGGTCAAAAGCCTTTTGTTTTAATGATTTTTGGGATACCCTCTCTTTATAATTGATCAAAGAATATTAATCCAAGGTGCAAGTACATCTAAGGCAGCATAGTTGCCCCTTGGGTATATTTGCAATCCATTGTTTAAAGTGCCCACTCTAAAAGTAACTAGTGGAGCCGACGGATTTATTCTTTTTAGAAGATACGATTCTATAATATTGAATCAAAAGAATGCTGTTGAAAATGTTTACTGAAGTGTGAtcaaagtgtaaatttaaaattaaatatgttaGAATTAAGGTAACAAAATCCTTTGCTGAATCAGAATGCCCATCATAAATAGTAAAAGTTCATCAATATAATGGCCATAGAGCTAGGTTCGCCTTGTATGGGCACCCCAAATATAGTCAAAGTGATCCGTATATAAGTTGGCAAAACTAGGGGTGAACTTGATGCCCGTGGCTGTTCTCAGTGTctgataaaatattttcaatCGAAAAATAATTGTGCATAGGAACAAAATAGCATCCAAAATAAAATCCCCTTTTATCCCTGTGATAGTGCAACACTGATAAGGAATATGGAATTAACATACTGCACCTAATTAATGAGGAATATGGTTATAAAGTGCCTGAACATCGAGAAAGTGGTCAATATAAAAAGACAAATTTGCAGTTAAGGACCCGATATCTGACATAATGAAACGTCCCAGTGATAAGTGAAGTGTTTTGtgaatattaggcaggtggtagaaattttgattaaaaaaaattacactcaGTGGACTGAGTGGCTCGTGAATGTACATTTCCCACTGAAAATTCACAACCCCCCCACCTTTACTCGCCTGTTTGATGATAAGCTCAAAGTCTCTCTCCTGGCTCTAGTGTTTTCCTGGTGTATCCAGTTTTCTAATAGCTTGTTCTTCCCTGTGTTCCAGACCCAGTTTATTGGACTTTCCTTTTGCCTCCTGAATTGGTACTTCGTTTGCTTTCTCTATATTTCTGACCCTGACTTGTCTTGACTCCTCTTCTAGCTTCAGAATCTGTGCTTCACCATCGACTAGTATAACAAACGTCAGTCTCCTTAAGTCATCTCCAGCCTACTGATTTAGTACTACACTTCCCTTGGCTACCAGATTGTCACGCTAAGGAGAAGATCAGAGGGCTACGACCTGCTGATTTCACTGTAAAGAAGACCAAACCTCCTAGTGACGGTTTCTGGTTAGACCTGTGTCTCTGCTCGGATAGCGTTTACCTCCTTGG encodes the following:
- the ADAT2 gene encoding tRNA-specific adenosine deaminase 2 isoform X1, with the protein product MDQDYCPTDQPEMTEEIQSWMDKAFQMAQDALDNGEVPVGCLMVHDKQIVGQGRNEVNETKNATRHAEMVAIDQVLDWCRENGKNSLQVFGNTILYVTVEPCIMCAGALRLLQIPLVVYGCCNERFGGCGSVLNVAGNIIPNTGGQFKCIAGYKAEKAVEMLKTFYKQENPNAPRSKVRKKE
- the ADAT2 gene encoding tRNA-specific adenosine deaminase 2 isoform X2; protein product: MDQDYCPTDQPEMTEEIQSWMDKAFQMAQDALDNGEVPVGCLMVHDKQIVGQGRNEVNETKNATRHAEMVAIDQVLDWCRENGKNSLQVFGNTILYVTVEPCIMCAGALRLLQIPLVVYGCCNERFGGCGSVLNVAGNIIPNTGGQFKDFARAAPLLWNDLPRSISA
- the ADAT2 gene encoding tRNA-specific adenosine deaminase 2 isoform X3 gives rise to the protein MDQDYCPTDQPEMTEEIQSWMDKAFQMAQDALDNGEVPVGCLMVHDKQIVGQGRNEVNETKNATRHAEMVAIDQVLDWCRENGKNSLQVFGNTILYVTVEPCIMCAGALRLLRILFTLEDQFMETCIAGYKAEKAVEMLKTFYKQENPNAPRSKVRKKE